The DNA window GTGGCTGGTTTTTGGGTGTGCAGGTGGCCCCGGTCCCGTGGCAGCCCCTCTGCACCCATTCCAGGCAGCTCCAGTGCAAGCAGGCATGAGCCTGGCAGCTCGTGTTGAGGGAAGTGCATCTAGCATGCAAAGCTGGGGACACAAGGGGGTcagagcagaaaaggagaagcctTCTCAAGGGGGGTCCTCCCCGGAAGCTGTGGAAGCCGCGGCTGAGGCTGGTGGACGGGAGCAGTAGCAGGTATGCAGGCAGACTGGTTCCAGGCTCGCTGCAGGCAGCCGCTGCTGCCACAAGGCTCAAGGCTCGTCCCTACCACAGGGTGAAACAGCTTCTCTGTAAACAAACCAGCTGGCACCGACTTGCTCAGGGCACTTTGTGTGTGTCCCGTGAGCTCCTGTCAGGGCCATGGCAAGATCTTAGGCTCGCAGAGTGAGCGGTGGTAAGGGGGACCAGCTAGGTCTAGGTCCTTAAGCAGAAGGAGATGCACACGCCTCTGGAGGTGGGAGTTGTGTATCAGGAAATAAGTACATGCATTTGGGGGGCTGTGGTGGTGTTGCCATACTAGCTGATGAGCTGAaaccacagctgcagcagggacccTGGGCTGTCACGATTTCTGCCCTGGGCTCAGCCCAAGCAGAGGCGagctctgcacagccctgccactTCCCGCTCTGCAGAGAGGCCGTCACTCAAGCATCAGCCTTCAACACAGTCAGCTTCTTCCACACTTTATTATGTGTTTCCACGCACAACGCAGGAACCAAGAAAGCAAGAAACCAGCATCGCTGCAGGAGGTGAGTCAGAGGCTGGGGCAGCGCAGGCTGTCTATCTGCACAGCCAGACACCCAAAACCATCCTCCGAGACAGCCTGTTCTCAGCCCTTATTTCCGCAGGTTGCTGACATGGCCCATGAGCATCCTTCTCTGGCACAATTCATGGGCACTTGAGGCACATTTTGAAGGGGCTATGGAGGGAGGATTCACATTGATACACAGGCAGCCTGGAGCTGTGAGCTGGGCAGTCAAGCATCTTCACAGAAATGCCCAGATGTGCAAAACAGCTGGTGTGCAGGCAGCTGTGGCCTGTCCACACATGTAGGttgggggagctgggaggaacTGGTAAAGCACTGATGCAGGCAGAGGTGGTGCAGCTGGGCATAACTGCACATGCACTGACACAGACGTGCGGGGCAGCAGCAACAGTGATGGTGCAAAATTGCCCAGCTCTGGCCTGTCCCTCCCTGTCTATGCACAGGGGTCCCTGCTGGACCTGAGGTCAAACAGCCTGGAGGGGAAGGACAGCTCTTCACATTGCAGAGGATTTAGCATGGAAGGACCTAAGCTTAGTAACACCCTCTGAACTCTTGGTCAGATTAGGGGAAGTgttgcagggagaggagaaaacagcagtttAATAAAATCTATAGATGATAAGAAACTGGCAGaggaaaatgtagaaataacaaagatccagaaaagaaaatccagaattATGTTCTCATACTTTGGGAAAATAATCCAAGGCTTCAAGGGGAAGGAAAGCCTGCAGGAACAGGGCAAGGGCAGATGAACACAGAAGTGCCCTCGTGTGATCTGAGTGCACTGGAGATGGTGTGGTCTGGAGCTGCAAAGGGATGACGCCCTCATTGTCCAGCGTATACGTGGTGGGGTTCACTGCTGCTGAACTCCTACACTGCCTCCAGGTGTAACACGACAGCGAGTTGTACTGTTACTGAGGGAATGAGCTATCGTCCTCTTCCAAATAAATTTGTTACCAGACACCAAAAAAGAATGCCGAGTCTTGTTCCATTACAGAGGGAACTTAGCAAATAATGGGCAAAAATAacagctggggcagagcagctcaGGTGAGGGGGATACGGGAGCAGACAGGAAGATGAagaggaatcatagaatcacagaaacagaatggtttggattaaagatcatctagttccaaccccccctgccatgggcagggacaccttccaggTTGTGCAGGAGCAGCATTGCTAGGAGGTTAGGATCTGTGTCTATGGGAAGGGTAGTGAAATGGTTTGTGGGTCTAtggaggaaatgaaaattttggCAGGTAAATTAGCCTCAAGTCAGAGGAAAAGCTCCTGGGGGTGAGTTAGTCTGCCTCTGGGAAAGGCACCTTGGTCATAGACACCTTGTAGAGATAAAACACCAAAACAGCTCCAGGTAAGGCCCAAGCAGTAGCAGAAGACCTTTTCTgccttgcagcagctgcagcacttgGGAAACAGAAACAGTGCAGGAACACGCAGGGACTGGGATGAGCAGCAGCGCTCCCACGGCAGCAGAGGTGCCTTTGCTTGGGAAACTCTTGTTGGAGGGCAACAGTACCCACCCCTCGCACCActcctgcagggcagcagcccagctctgggaTTTGGGCATCCCGTCACCATCCCCGGCGACTGCACCTTGCTGTTTGTGGCTGGAGCACACTGGTATGATAACAGAGCCCCCACACAAAGCCCAGCACTGATAACCCACCAGGGCCCTGACACCAACACCCTTTGATCACCCCTTTGATAAACCACAGAAGATGTTGGGCTGCAGAAATGTAATATTGGAGCAGATCCTGGCATTGCAAATAGAAATGGCATTTCATGTGAGGTACAGCCATGCTGGGGCTCTGGCACACGCTGTCCCATGCAAATCCCATGCTCCCTCCCACAGACACACAGGTGCTTTCTTGGGAGCAGCCCTTGCAGCCGTACCTCCCACCGAGCACAACCGAGGGCATCACAGCCTGCCAGCCTGTGCCCACTTTCACGGGCTCAGAGGTACGAAGTGCTGGTGCCAGCTGAGACAGAGGtctgagctggcagctctgcatgGAGCGCAGCGTGGTTTTACACCACCCACAGTTGCAGCCTCTCCTGCCAGAAGGGCGCATGACACAGCCCCAGGAACTGCAGGAACCAAGCAAGTACTGTGGTCCCCAGGGGTACAGGACAGGCTCACCTTAACTGTGTGACGGGGTCACAGCCGGGCAGGCAGCAGCTATCACAGGAAGCTTTGTGGAGATACAACACCAACCAAGCCACTGCCGTGCTTCTAACGCAGCAGGTCACAGAGCCCATCCATGGACCCCAAGCCCCTGCTGTGCTGTTAGCCTGGGGCAAAGCTAATGCCAGTCATCTCTGAAAGAAGCGCAAGGCACACTGCAATTCTTGCCCTTCCTTGGGGAAAGGCTGGCACAAGCCCTGCTGACAGGTTGTATCCAGTGAGGCTCACACAGGGGCGTTGTGGGTCAGATCAGGTTGGCCATGCTAGAGGTGGGAGGAAGCCGCCTGTTTGCAGCAAGGCGGCCAGAGATGGTGAAGACACGGATCTCGCCGGTCTCCAGGTTCCGAGGAGTAGCCTGGTGGCAGGAGTTGCAGAGCAGGtaaagcagcaggcagaggaggataGCACTGCCAGCCGTCAGGAGGACAACCCCGCTGGTGAACATGCTGGCCAGCGGTCgtgcagggctgagctgcaTGGTTGTGGTGGAGAGGATGGTGAGCACGACCCCGCAGACCACCAGCACCAGGGcgctgagcagcagcaccaggcagTCTGAGAAACCCCCGCTCTTCAGGAGTTCGATCTGATCCCGACTGCGGATGCAGTTCATGTCCTGGattgcagagctcagcagctgcttcagcagcacaagCAAGGCCAGGAGGCAGAGCGTGGTGCCCACGGCCAGCCGCCACTCCCCAGACCGGCTGCTAGTACTATACAGCAGGATGATGCCCCCGATCCCACAGGCCAGGATCAGCACCACAGCCATCCCGTAGCACAGGATAGACTTCTTGGGATCCTGGAACCACCAGAGTTCCACATGCTCCTCCAGGATGTTCCTCTGGATGTGGTCCATGTCTGCAGGGGTGCGGGGGCTGCTCATCTCCGCCAGCTCCGGCATGGTGGGCAGCTGGGTTGAGAGGGCACAGTGGGGTGGCTGCACAGATGAATCTACACACTTACAGTGAAGTGGAGGTTCAAGGCAGCAGCGgttgcaaaggcagctgcattTCTCAAGCAGGGACACCTCTGTCTCATTCTCTGGAGCCTGGTGGAGCTCCCTTCTGCAGCAGTGCCACCTGGAGAGCTATGGTCCATGTGCTGGGGCTGAGTCCACCCctcaggcagggctgcaggataTGGTGGAGCATCCCCAGAGCAGCACCACAAGCGAACAACCAGGGCTGCGTCCTTCCTTTCCTGTGTCTTTCATCTGAAAGAGTCAAGAAGAGAAGGTATCATTAAACAGAGATCCTGCTCCCCTCTACTAAACAATCCCCTGCTAAACCCTGGACCTTGGTTGCTCCAGGCTGGCCTGCAGaccttcccctgcctccctcgCAAAAGCCCTGTGCGTTGGAGCACAGATCAACCACTCACGTCTTCCCCGGTGACCTCCACGCACTGCGGGGGGCTCTCAGCCCGCACCAAGGGCGAGtcctctgcctccccagccccgtgTGCCCTGCTCAGAGGCTACTGGTAcattgctgcctgcagggctctgcctgcagctggtgctggcagcagggcagggaaggagcagaggcaggTCCCTCCTGGGATAAAGCCCCATTCACAGCTCCAGCTTCACATGTTCCCTCATCAGCATCAGCCTCTTGTCACCAACTGGCTCTGCTGCCCAGAACTACAGCGGGAGGTGGGGGTCAGGACCGGGGCTTAACCCTTCCAGTCCAGTTGCTGGAAGAGTGAGAGCTGCCCTTGCAGCATGTCCTCAGCCCTGTCCCTACCGCTGCACTACCAGTGGTCCCCCCTCCCAAGTCCTCCACAGAAACATGATGGTTACACCTCCAGTGGTCTCAGCACTTCCCTGGAAAGTCCCCAAACAGCTGGGACCTGGCAttctcctctctgctcctcctgATCCCTGAAGCACTTCACCAccagaggggaggaggggaagggcagtgctggctgctgggTGTTATCGTGCTTAGCTGGACTCCTCTTGGCATGGCACCTTGTCTCAATCCACAGCCCGGCTTCCTGGGCTCATCAACTCCCCAATGTCCTGGCCCCCCTCAATGCTTCTCTGGGTACAGTTTTACACCAAGAGTGTAAAACACTTGCATTTCTCTCACATAACCTCCCACCTTGGCACGTGAGGGCTCCAGCGGATTCCACAGCACCAGAAGGTCCCTCCAGTGCAGCTGGTACCCAAAGCAaggaggggtgctggggaggatgGCGCAGGAGCATCTCAGGTATGGCTGAGCGCTCAAGACATGAGGCAGACCCTGGAGACCCCCGAACTGCCTCTCTGGTCACCTCCCAAACAGGACGATCATGGCCATCATGGGCATATGCACACAAACTGCTCAGAGTCCGTGCAGGAGCCCATGGTGGGGACAGGAACTGATGCAGATCCCGTGTCAGAGCTGTGTCACTTCTCCTGGGTGGGGGAACAGCCACACATCACCCTGCCGGCTAAAAATGGCTCTCCAAGAGCCCATCAGCCCACGCCAAACACACTCCATTGTTTTTGtgccctgctctgcacagcactAGGAGTCCGGGTGCATTACAGGCGGGTGGGGACAATCTGTGACCTCCACGCATGGCAGCTCTGCACACACCAGGGAGCTTTCTTCCCACAGCTGTCCCTGTCCTCAGACAGCCTCCACAGACCGCAACCCCTTACAACACTGCCTTTGCTACCAGCAAACACCTCAAAATCCCCCTCCATCAGGGACAAGCGAACGTGGGGTGGGCGAAGAGGGAGGACAATAGTGTGGGGGTGCCTGGACCAGACACTGCCTGACAGTGTCAGGCCAGGCTCCTCCTGAGTCACCCCCTGGCTGTGATGGAGCATGAGGTCACTTTGGACGTGGCTCAGGGCATGCTGCCAGCTGGCAGCACGTGTCCAGGAAGTCTCTAACCACTGCGGATTTGCAGGCCTGGGACACATCGCACTGTGTGAGCTGTGCACTATGCCATTTCCCTGCACGGTTGCTGGTGCTTGAATTGCCTGGGCAGGGAGTGGGCTGGGACACAGAAACCCACACTCCAGAGGGTACACTTGCCTGGAGGCCTGTGGGAgatctgcagctgctggctagAGCCAGAACAATCAGAAAGCATCAattagaaagagagaaaaaaagctgtggttGAGCATTCTGATTTGTGCCTACTAGGACCCACTTTGATTTTGCATGAGACAGCAGACACCTTGCGGTGCCCACATGTGCCCAGGACACAGGTCCCCAAGGTCAGGATGTCGTGGGGCACTTTCAAAGTAGAGGGGTGAGAAGACATTGAGCCTGGAGACATTTCCCCAGTCTAAGTAAATCAGCTCAGTGCTAAGCACTacttcctcctgcctttccttctCCAAGCACAGAGGT is part of the Phalacrocorax aristotelis chromosome 6, bGulAri2.1, whole genome shotgun sequence genome and encodes:
- the TMEM125 gene encoding transmembrane protein 125 gives rise to the protein MPELAEMSSPRTPADMDHIQRNILEEHVELWWFQDPKKSILCYGMAVVLILACGIGGIILLYSTSSRSGEWRLAVGTTLCLLALLVLLKQLLSSAIQDMNCIRSRDQIELLKSGGFSDCLVLLLSALVLVVCGVVLTILSTTTMQLSPARPLASMFTSGVVLLTAGSAILLCLLLYLLCNSCHQATPRNLETGEIRVFTISGRLAANRRLPPTSSMANLI